The following nucleotide sequence is from Deinococcus radiotolerans.
TGGGTGCAGAGGATCAACACACGGGTCATGCAGTGACGCTAACACAACGATTTGACTTGATGTGTCAGGGTGGTTTGATCTGAGAGGAGGTCGCTCAGGAGCTCTCCGCCCAGGCGGTAGAGCGCTGGACGATACAGGGTGTAGTACATGTTCTTGCCCCGCTGCTCCGACGTGACCAAGCCAGCCTCCCGCAGGATGCCGAGGTGGTAGGACACCTTGGACTGCGGAAGGTTGAGCAGGACTTCCAGGTCGCAGACGCAGCGCTCCCCACTGGCCAAGTGGCGCACCAGCTCATAACGGGTGTCCTGCGCCAGGGCCTTGAGTTGATCCAGCACGGTAGGGGCAGTCAGGACAGTCACGCATCCATTCTATTCGCTTCAAACAAGCATCCGAAAACGAAACACCGGCAGGGAAATACGGAGGCGGAGCTGACCGCGGCGCCGGGCTGGCCTGGGGTCTGCGCGCAGGTGCGGCCGGACGTCGAGGGACGACGT
It contains:
- a CDS encoding ArsR/SmtB family transcription factor; this translates as MTVLTAPTVLDQLKALAQDTRYELVRHLASGERCVCDLEVLLNLPQSKVSYHLGILREAGLVTSEQRGKNMYYTLYRPALYRLGGELLSDLLSDQTTLTHQVKSLC